CTAAAACCATAATTATCGGTCTCTTAGTGAGTTTTTAAAGTACATATCTgaattaattaaatgaaaacaaaataaaggaGGAGATTACCGATCCTTATTTTGAGATTTTCGAAACCGTTTTTAAAAGTGGTTTGCAAACACATGTCGTTTTCAAagcctcttctttttttttttctttcttttttctcatTTGTCTCTTCTTCTCGTTTTCTCTGTCTCCAAAAGACGATCGCGACGACGACTCTCTTCACGGTGTGTTCCCGCGGCTTCTGTCGTCTGCTCCGTCGGAAGACCGATCGAAACCGCCACGGACGACCACAGTTTCGGTCGTCACGGGGTCTCTCTCGTTTTCTCCGTCAGAAGACAGATCCAAACCCACCATGGACGACGATTTTGTCGGTCCTCACGGCGTCTCCTCCGGATTGGAGATTCTCTCAGGTTTCTGGTGATCGCTGCGGTGGTGAAGAAGTTCATGAAGGTAAGCCCCATCCATCGTCGATTCTTATTCCATGCATATCTGATTATGTATGATTTGGGCGCGTAGAGCGATTAGGTATCTTGGACTATAGGCGATTACGGTTTTTAGGTTTGTGGTCATTGTAAAGCTTTggtttttcatcaaaatttggTAGGCTTCTTGGTGGGTTTGTCTGATCGTTTAGTTAAAAAGTTACATGTTTAGTGGGTTTTGTCTGTTCGTTTTATTACGATCAGAGTCGAGTCGAGTAAGATTCATTACAGTTTCTATTGATGGCTAAGAGCTTACGTTGTAACATCACTTGTCGAAATGCGAGATGAGATTGTTATGTTTTAATTGATATTTTGCTTCTAAGTAAAGACCAGTGTTGACTGTGTTGTTAATTATGGCAGGGACCGAAGCTCCTCCTCCTGTGTTTTCGAGAAGAGTTTGGAGATAGGAAGATCACAGTCTTTCAGCTCTCGCCTGAAGCTCCTGATCCTGTCGGTGAAGCAACTACTACTTCCGACTGGCGGTGAGGTAACTTCCCACAAAACTTCttgtaatttgtttttcttaattgCACAAACTGGATAGTAGTTAGGTTAATAAATGTGTGTAAGAGTTAGGTTGTTGTTAGTATGAATGCTTTCGATGAATGATTGTGATGAATGGTTGGATAAAATGCGTGTTTGATTGTAACTCTAGGACTTGTGGTAGTAATAAATATGTTTAGGTACTTGTCTACTCAACTCAACTCAAATTAAGTGAGAGTAAATACTATTACAAAACCCGTATCTAACTAGatattcttcttctcttctctattAATCCTCCTGCATTCTCTCTTTCTTTAAATCTTCATAcacaatcttcttcttccctttgATATGTCCTTCAATCTGTCCTCCAATTTAGTTAATCTTCTAACTAGatattcttcttctcttctctattCTCTGACATTTTAGGATATGGATTCCACAAATCCATATAGTATGTCAGCAAATTTTGTTGACCTCTTGAACAGTCAACAAGAGAGTGTCGTTCCTGAACCCTGTCCCTATGCGAGTTTTCAACATGTCGGATCATCACATCTCCCTGAAACGGCAAGTTTCTGTGAAGACTCAACTACAGAGCGTAGAGAAAGGAAGAAGTGGACAGTCATAGACGATCTTGTGCTCATTAGCGCCTGGTTAAACACCAGCAAGGACCCGGTGGTGGGCAATGAGCAGAAAGCATGTGCGTTTTGGAGCCGCATTGCGGCTTACTTCGCAGCCAGTCCAAAGGTGGAAAGAGGTGCAAAGCGAGAGGCTATTCAGTGTAAGCAACGATGGCAGAAGATGAACGATCTAGTATGTAAGTTTTGTGGATCCTATGCGGCTGCAACTAGATAGAAAACAAGTGGTCAGAATGAGGTTGGCACTGTGAAACTAGCACACGAGATCTTCTACAACGATCACAAGATCAAATTTAACCTCCACTATGCTTGGGAGGAGCTGAGGAATGACCAAAAATGGTGTGAAGTTGCTAGTAGGAAGATTGATGGAACCAGCAAGAAGAGAAAGTTTGATGATGAAGCTCAATCAGAGAGCTCTCAAGCAACGTCCGCCCTCGGTGATCAACCCACCAAACGCCCTCCTGGTGTTAAGGCGGCGAAAGCAGCCTCTGATAAGAGAAGCATCGCAGTTGACCAGGCTGCCTCTGAGTTTCAGACCATGTGGACAATTAAAGAGAAAGACATGGCTGAGAAAGAGAGGCTTAAGAAGATGGGGTTTCTTGAGAGTCTCATATGCAAGAAAGAGCCACTTTCTGAATACGAGGAAGAGCTAAAGAAGAAGCTAATTAGTGAGATGTTGGGTAATTAGTGTATGTAACAAATTTGTATGTCGCATGCTAAATCTTCGGTTGTCAAGTTATGTTTCTAGTAGCAAAATCATGTTAAGTGTTTTATGTGTTTCTGTTTCAATGTTATGTGTGTTTCTGTTTTTATGTGACATATGATAAGTTCAATGTGATATGTTTATGCTGAATATGATATGTGTTTCACGGTTTTAGCTCATATGTGACATGTTCAATAATTGTGTGTGCTGTGTTTCTGTTTCTGTGTGCAGAGATATGAAGAGAGTGTCACGAGAGTGGAAGAGAGTGTCACGAGATGTCTGTAAGTGGACACAAGATGCCACGTTCAGTCACAAGAGCATGCACAAGAAGTCACATGTTCTGTTACTTTCGGTGGAAGAgaagtttgtttgtttgtgtcaCGTTCAGTCACAGgagtttgtttttttgtgtcACGAGTTGTGTGTATGTGGGCTTCTCAGAGTCGCGAGTTTGTCTCATTATGTAAATAATGAGTTTGATGTTTCTAGTTTGTTGTTTTCCTATAGTCACGAGTGTAATATGATATGTCTTTTGTTATATAAACGGTTCATTCACCAAGCATTTGAATCACaaattcttcttctcttcctctcaCCAACTACCAAAGAATCAATCGTTGCTTTCTCCTTCTCTCCAAAAGTTTCATTCtctccactacaagaaatatgtacATTGTTAGCGCGAGAAATATGCTATATTAGATGTTTGATAGCGAATTCATAAATGCTATGTATACGACAGCCATCATAGATACCCCATCTATGATAACGTTTGTTGAACGCTACAAAATGTGAAGATATGATAGTAATACTTGAATGATATTATTAACTTAACTATAACGCTTGATTTGTGCTATGATGTATTATAATGACATCGATATAAttctataattaattaaaattaaatattaatttgattatttaattaaaattaattaattacaaattaaataattagaaattaaataaaaaattaaatataattagaatgaaaatttatttattaattaaaatcagtttacaaataaaatcagttttacaaaactaaatcaaaaagtaaaaaaaaaaaaaaaaaccagaacAAATTAAACCAAACACTAAGTAAACACACATTAAACCGAAACCTAATTAACCAATCCTAAACCTAATCCGCCGCCTTCCTCAAGCACCACCGCATCTGCTACGTCTTGCTTCCGCGTCTTCGTGCTTGGCCCCCTCGTGCTTCATGCCTCAAGCTCAAAACACCGTTCTCTGAACCGCATCTACCTCTGCCTCCGTGTCTGGTTCGTCAGTACCACCATCTCCGCCGcctcgtcttcttcctctgtcaTCTCTGCGCCACCTCCgctgcatcttcttcttccttcttcatgACATCGTCTCCTTCACGCCTTCATCTTCGCCACCGAACCAGAGGACGAGGCTTCACGGAGAAGGCGGCCGGAGGAGTAGCACAGAGGAAGCTTCACGGAGTAGGCATCAGGGAGGAGAAGGAGCCATCCCGATAGGAGGAGAGGAGGAGCGTATAGGAGTGATGTGTATTTTGATCTCATGTGTATTTGCAGATTGAAGTGGACAAGAAAGACTTTGTGGTGGTGAATTCTGGATGGAAAAGAGAGAAGAATATAAGAGTTGGCCAActagaaaagagaaagaaatcaCAAATGTTAGTGATTagttttagaatataaaatttatgttttggagtttataattaattaaatttagtgTTATGATGTAAGGTTTGGAGTATGTGGTTTGGGATTTAGATGAAATTTgagaataaaatttgaaaattagctAGATTTGTAATTTATGTGTTAAGTTTGGTGTTTAATttggaaatattatttttcctgagtagatttataatttatggcacattacatatatattttgggTTTGAAGAATAGGGTTTGGAATTTAGATAATTTAGGGgttataaatgttaaaataaagtattaaatataaatgttaagacttagttataaagttaaagttataaaattaaagaatttTAGAAATTACAAATTAGGTTTAGATATAAGAAGAGTTTATGAATTGGTATTTAGTTTAAGTTTAGAGTTTTAGTGTTTGAAATATAATGTTTGAAAATGGTTTTTCTTAGCGttagaaaaattagaaaaatgctATTATATGCTTTTGATATCATTACTGAAGCCGGTAAATAATGTTTTTGACGCTTAAGTATAATTTCCCGCTAAGTATTGGTGGGTTCAATAACTTTATCTTCTGCTCacttaatttttataagaacATTAGTTAAGTGCTATTTTAGGTTTTACTCTATCATAGTGTTTATCTAATGCTATAATAGAGTATATAAATTTCAAACTCATCTACGATAGCAGTTCAGTAAAACGTGTTATAACAATGTGCTATCAATGTGAACTTTTTTTGTAGTGCTCcgaactttctttctctccaagATTCATTCTcttcattatatttttgtttcggTCTCTCCTCGAAACTTAAATATTACTCAGTCTCTcctcaaaacttaaataatttcaataactttCCATATCTTGATCACAAATATGGCTTCTTCATCTCATAACACTTTTGAGGGAGAGGGACTTGATGATGAAATGTTTGATCAATATTTCGATCAATATTTCGAACAAACGTTTGAAAATTTATCCATTGGTTGTGATCGAGAagtcgaaagaaaaaaaagaaaaaaatgacttCATATCGAACGGAATCGTGAAGAAGGCGACGtacgtttatggaatgattattttagtGAAACTCCGACATATCCTGAAAATCTCTTCCGACgacgatttagaatgaacaagtgATTGTTCATGCGTATTGTTCATCGACTCTCCAATGAAGTTGAATACTTTCGACAAAAGAAAGATGCTCTCGAAAGGCTTAGTCTCtctgcacttcaaaagtgtacagcCGCCATTCATATCTTGGCCTATGGTTCTGCGGCTGATGCTGTTTACGAATACCTCCGCCTCGGTGAAACTACCACTCGGGCATGTGTGGAACATTTCGTAGAAGGAGTATGTAGAAATCcgttaaaaaaaagagaatggtcgagtatctttatggtggtcgagtcgcgggaaataaggatcgatcgagaagttttAAAGTACGAGGCgggcgaagaagtgatcgtgggtgaactatgagtcgaataagttgctcgaccatagttagaagatgtcttagattgatcagacggacgttttggaagcacaacatttttggaagcacgacgtttcagaagctcgacgtttttgaagaccgacgtttcttcatcacgaagttttctcggaaaatcttcgtatcagtaaaatattattctggagacATAATATGTTGggagcaggacgggaattaagcaggacgggaagcaagcacgacgggatcaaagcacgacgggaaaacccgaagttgggcgaaaaccctaatttaggtattatggaattcttcgaagaagccggaggctcgggaaatatttttacaagatatcagaattcatctggagtctattacaaatatttagagcatcagaacgggagcggaaaaatattcgggattgatcgcgagtcagaaatttgccggaagggtcaaaaatcgcgtaaaccgaccaagaagctcgaggtgtctctaCGTATATGGCCAGGACGTGATAACTACCATCTAAGCAGCTGAGTGTCTACAGAAGCTCAAGGTGTCGCCGTGTATGGAAGcagtacatgcagcctgacatgtagaagcacgaggtggatcgaccaagcacgaggtgtctccgcgcatgcaaccgaagcatgctgatcgacatgtgtgtactgGTGTGGCTTCTTGCATGCACTTCAGGCATGCATCCTGACatgtgggaggagtggtggcgtcctgcatgtgtcctggacatgcagcctgacatgtggagcacgaggtgccgccgcgcatgcgtccggagccatgcgaaacgacacacgggctgccaccaacttGAAGCTGATTGgatggtgtctcctataaataccccaagACCCCAtgtcatttcttcacatccagacctgtccaaaccaagttaaaaacgtgagagataagtagaaaaagaaagcaagtgattccgagctatttcgatagttttagagagttttcgagatcagttctctactgatttcgagttaGCGCCTAgcgaaggttctgtccaactgaagatCAATCAAGGGAAGATCAGTTCAGATGGGAAGTCAAcgtggctagagagagagagagagataaagagagagaaagaaagtggtcgattctgaagaccgatactccaccgagaaggccagttccgtacAATCGTCGATTCTTTACGATTGTGatgcggaagctctgtccagaTCAATCCGTCCAAGGAAGTCAGTttctttgatgatcaagtggagatgctgtccggagctagttcagttctacgggttcagatcagtcgaagttctgctcgatactccgtcgggaagtccgaagaactgtccagaagctagaggaggttctgtccgagtccagatcagcctgtccaggcctgtcagtttcttcatggtgaagccgaggttctgtccaagtcaagtccagtcaaggcgtcccttgggttttggccaagttttctccgatcaaccagctgcttctcgcctagaacactgtgagttggttttgtgtgaattccatttggaatttagggtagatcgagtagCATATAGATTGGAATGATCACtatattgaatggtagagtccttagggttcttttatttatggaactggactcagtttagcaagggttaagctgagatgaatggaattaagactgagttgataacctgactaggactagggctaggatgcatcatgttttctattcatgcgtgttgatatggttgagtgcaggttcccgttatctttaaagatagtgtcgtagcaggaggccgaactatctgggtaacggtttgattgagtagattgattgagtagatttaattaaatgcttgctcgtttaattaatcttgttgattgaggttagtcatctcttggtaagggagtgactaactggttgagttgttgTATGATATTGTTGTTAGTGTTGTAGTGTTAGAGTGTGATGCCATATAGCTTGTGTGTACCCCACCTTGCTAGGCATGTTTAGGggttgattagtgtttcctcgacctcgtacccagcgggttcaaggaaaccccttattcgctggatcgagagcactcagagagacggagtcatggcctatggctgagtggttGCACGACGAGGTAATAACCGGCAGTGatccgaaggactgtgggctgtctcacggtgacccgaacgtactgtgggccgcgATCATCGTGTAACAACTGGTAGTGGCCCGACTGTACTGGGGCTGTCACGCGGTGACCCGACTGTACTGTGGGCCGcgttcggttgaaagttccttctccTAGTCTTTGTgatagggagataggatattgccgaggaggaggaggaggaacacgaagtcaccagggcccaggttagagtgttgtgttagtgtgtcgtacatggttatggaaccctcgagttagtgtagcatcgatatacggtgttacgagatAGATCaagtcgtagttactcatagtatCTTATTATTATGGTTGTGTTTGGTTGTTGACTGATTTGTTTGCAGGTtttgacattaagtcctaagtctggtttaggtaccggactaggcttggtgtgtatttggttagtgtaggcctgacgttggcatGTATGTGTtcgagggattgcttgtgaagggtggtggatattaaagctatgcggtatcattggttggccgatcatgttcttgtttgattgttggtcgaccggctcatgatacttgtatagtctaagtgtctaacactacatgagtattgaactcagacgtatatatggttaactagggattggttgttgacttgtttaaaTGCAGGTTCCccttacttgaagctagatcatggtaggaggccaagtctaacttagtaacggtttgcttagccttagcttttattgcatgctagggctagattgattgttattttgggttgtctgggttagagtctaagttgtgggtagaggccgccagcccactgagtaatactagattactcatccaactccgttgtcctttttgcaggtcgctttaggtaatgatgattggatagcatggtgcaggacgttaggaccgccggtatagattttcatgccttttgtaaacggtattgtgaattgtgttatgttgactcgatttggtattaggccgggcccagtcttgaattattcaatgtatgaatatttcttaaatcaataaaagtaattgttttatatgcgcttcatgagtactctgatatttgactagtccggtctaacacaacgttaggtcgtggtacgggttgaaaagcctttgGCCTCGATCTAATGGAAaatgctaactctaggtacaggttgcaaagccttgtgccttgacgcagcgggacgtgttagtggacgaacgaggtcgtggagtaaattttgtgactctggccggatcgtccctaacccgtcacgtagcgcttccggaccatggtgttgggttggacggtaagtcatgttcttgtttgattgttggctggccggttggcctttcatctccaactcttggtgtgggtcgtccgtcggtcatgttcttgtttgattgttggccggtgggttgacctatgcctaggacggttcgggggtgttacagagtaataaatttattcggcgatgagtacctaagaagaccaacaccggctgatcttcaacgtctactttaTATTGCTGAGCAAtgtggatttcccgggatgataggaagcatcgattgtatgcattgggagtggaataATTGTCCCACCacttggaaagggcaatattcacgtggttcgggaaaacccacaatcgttttagaggcggtcGCTTCgtatgatctttggatatgacatgcgttttttggacctccgggtaccttaaatgatatcaatgttcttgatcgctcacctttttttgatgacattataaAAGGTCAAGCTCTGCAAGTTACTTACTCTGTCAATGAAAGGGAgtatcatttggcttactatctcaccgatggtatttatccgaaatgaaCTACTTTTATCCAATATTCCAATACCACAATGTTCGAAAGCGActttatttgctcaacatcaagaagctgtccgaaaagatgtcgagcgtgcttttggagtcttgcaagctcgttttgccattgttaaaaatccagcacttttttgggataaagccAAAATTGGGaggattatgagagcatgtatcatactccataatatgatagtagaagacgaacgagatggatacactcattttgatgtttcagagttccaacCGGGAGAAGACACCGGAACTTCACATGTCaatctcacgtattctacagatataccttcaaatatcgccaatatgatgggtgttcgaactagaattcgtgatagacaaatgcatcaacagctcaaagctgatttggttgaacatttgtggagtaaatttggacgtgatgaagGCAACAACTGAGTTTGGAAtgtttctttcaaaatattctCGATTATTGTACtagtctttatttttatttttttttaaatctatgttttaaatgttatcttttaatatgtttttttaataaataaattttatctttaaaaaaattattatttttttagaacccCTAATTAAGAAACTCCCATTAGACCGCTCAAAAAGATAGTTTCTTAACTATAATCCTTAACCCCACTTAAGTacagttaaaatattaaataatcattaaaaaaatccCTTTAAGGATCATCAGATAGATTAGAAATTAGccttaaaatagaataaatggaaagagatAATTGCTTGATATTGTCTTGGGCACGTGTTCACACATTGTACGTCGGGCATAAGATCGTTGTTGTGGATAAAAGAAAAATGTCTACTgcaacaaacagaaaataaaatttcaaattaattattttccttTTCAAATGAAAAGTTTGGGAAGAGTGACGAACAAGATGATGTATACCACCACTATAATCGTGCCTCATATATTCTATAAAAGATAAATGCCAATAATGCACGCCACATTACTTATACTTACAAAACTTTATCATACATGTATCCACACACTATCCTAATTCCTAACTAACTAGAAACTACCGTGTATTAGTGGCATGGGTCCAAAAATATAGATTCAGATTTTACTTGGATATCATCAACCTTCactatatataaactaatcgattcatttgattatttaatgctacatttatttatagattCTTGAGTGTAAAGCTCCCCATAAAGAAACCAACAGCATCAAAACATCTGGGGGATTTTTTGTTGTGTGGAGGTCGACCTTTCAGCGTTAAGATAGGCCAATCATGTTTTTCCTTGATCGTTGTTGTGGATAAAAGAAAAATGCCTACTGCAACAAACAGAATAAGCATTAGATATATGTTTAcagttatatattattaactaGTTTTCATCTTTtacaatatacaataaaaatctGTCTGCATGCAAGCTGCAATGAACGGCTTAAGATGATATGAAAACTTCGCACATGATTGAAAGCCACCAAATGGATAACGGGAccaattttgtttctttgtttctccAAATTTCTTGGATTTAACGAACTGAAATCATTCAATCATCATCGTCATATTCCGGGAAATCGGCTAATTTATACGTCAATAGGGGCTAACggtcccgatcagtacataaacatagtacataaacatgttacctgtgcgaaaacatacatcaactagtataaaattcaattttccaTACATGAACTTACAAAATTGGGTTTTAACATACACTGACTTAATTTCCGTTAGTCAAACGTTACGGAATAAGAGTTTTCATTAACCGGTAACATGAAATTGGCCAATTCCTACATCAACAGGGGTCAACGGTCCCGATCAATACATAAACACTTTACATGTGTgaaaacatacatcaactaatacaaaatttaaattcaatacaTGAACTTTTGAAATTTGGTGTAACATACATTGACCTAATTTACACTAGTCCGACATTACCGAAGATAAATTGTATGTCACGTGTTGATTAAGTGAGgtttttattgtattatatgGTAAATAAACCGTATTACGTGATAATTGATCgagaaaaataaatcatttaggCCAAATGATTTTGTTCTAACTAAACTGTATTACGTGGTAATTGActgagaaaaaataaatcatttaaacCAAACGATTTTGTTTTCGTGTAACTcattagttagttttttttctttaactttttGTTCTTCGACTTTTTTGGCAAAAAActtaatacataaaaaaaaaacaaaatcgaatAGAAAAAAAACGAGAATGTCTAGCTTATCCAATCATAATTCCTCTTTTGTTCGATAAGTTAGATATTCCCGTTTCCTTATGTTCGAATTTTTTCTCTGTTGTCTTCTCTGTGTTAGGTTTTTTGCCGAAAAAGACgaaaaacaaaaagttaaagAGAATCTAACTAATGATTTACACGAGAACGAAATCGTTTGGcctaaatgatttatttttcttagtcAATTATTATGTAATACGGTTTAACTAGcacataatttaataaaaatctcaCTTAATCAACATGTGACAGACAATTTATCTTCGGTAATATTTGACTAGTGGAAATTATGTCCATGTATGTTAAAACCAGATTTCAAAAGTTTAtatattgaatttaaattttgtattagttGACGTATGTTTTCCCACATGTAAATTGTTTATGTATTGATCGAGAACATTGACCCATGTTGATGTAGGAATTGGCCAATTTCATGTTACCGGTTAACGAAAACTCTTATTCCGTAACGTTTGACTAACGGAAATCATGTCAACGTATGTTAAAACCCAATTTTGTAAGTTCATGTAtggaaaattgaattttatacTAGTTGAGGTATGTTTTCGCACAGGTAACGTGTTTATGTACTGATCGGGATCGTTAGCCTCCGTTGACGCATGAATCTGCTGGTTTCCCATCATATTCCCATAAGAGATAAAGAAAAGTCACAATCAGCCACGCGCAAAAACCTCTGGACGTATTAGAGGTTTAGAGGGTCGAGAAGGACACAACCACGTGACCGTCAACGTAACCACAGACCCAGTCTCATAGGGCATTAACTGATTAAAAAGCAGAACATAGcattctctccacatctctttaaTGACATGAAAACAATGCTTCTTATATGCCGCCAAAATCAGTCCGCCGCCATATTGGAACTACAAGAGTTCTAATCAGGGATTAGTGACACAAATAATTATCTGTTAATCAAACAACAATGCTACCAAAATCAATATACTGCCTAGTGACCTTTGACCAAATAGCGTAACACAGAGGGCATGCTGAACAACACAGATAAGCTCAAAGCCAGTTAGGAACTCCGGCATGGAGAAGCATCATTGTCCGGAAAGAAGACGTTACATATCCAGCAATAAAAGCAATACAGCCAAAGACTAAGAATAG
This region of Brassica napus cultivar Da-Ae chromosome C5, Da-Ae, whole genome shotgun sequence genomic DNA includes:
- the LOC125587331 gene encoding glutathione S-transferase T3-like, which translates into the protein MKGPKLLLLCFREEFGDRKITVFQLSPEAPDPVGEATTTSDWRQQESVVPEPCPYASFQHVGSSHLPETASFCEDSTTERRERKKWTVIDDLVLISAWLNTSKDPVVGNEQKACAFWSRIAAYFAASPKVERGAKREAIQSHEIFYNDHKIKFNLHYAWEELRNDQKWCEVASRKIDGTSKKRKFDDEAQSESSQATSALGDQPTKRPPGVKAAKAASDKRSIAVDQAASEFQTMWTIKEKDMAEKERLKKMGFLESLICKKEPLSEYEEELKKKLISEMLGN